The genomic window NNNNNNNNNNNNNNNNNNNNNNNNNNNNNNNNNNNNNNNNNNNNNNNNNNNNNNNNNNNNNNNNNNNNNNNNNNNNNNNNNNNNNNNNNNNNNNNNNNNNNNNNNNNNNNNNNNNNNNNNNNNNNNNNNNNNNNNNNNNNNNNNNNNNNNNNNNNNNNNNNNNNNNNNNNNNNNNNNNNNNNNNNNNNNNNNNNNNNNNNNNNNNNNNNNNNNNNNNNNNNNNNNNNNNNNNNNNNNNNNNNNNNNNNNNNNNNNNNNNNNNNNNNNNNNNNNNNNNNNNNNNNNNNNNNNNNNNNNNNNNNNNNNNNNNNNNNNNNNNNNNNNNNNNNNNNNNNNNNNNNNNNNNNNNNNNNNNNNNNNNNNNNNNNNNNNNNNNNNNNNNNNNNNNNNNNNNNNNNNNNNNNNNNNNNNNNNNNNNNNNNNNNNNNNNNNNNNNNNNNNNNNNNNNNNNNNNNNNNNNNNNNNNNNNNNNNNNNNNNNNNNNNNNNNNNNNNNNNNNNNNNNNNNNNNNNNNNNNNNNNNNNNNNNNNNNNNNNNNNNNNNNNNNNNNNNNNNNNNNNNNNNNNNNNNNNNNNNNNNNNNNNNNNNNNNNNNNNNNNNNNNNNNNNNNNNNNNNNNNNNNNNNNNNNNNNNNNNNNNNNNNNNNNNNNNNNNNNNNNNNNNNNNNNNNNNNNNNNNNNNNNNNNNNNNNNNNNNNNNNNNNNNNNNNNNNNNNNNNNNNNNNNNNNNNNNNNNNNNNNNNNNNNNNNNNNNNNNNNNNNNNNNNNNNNNNNNNNNNNNNNNNNNNNNNNNNNNNNNNNNNNNNNNNNNNNNNNNNNNNNNNNNNNNNNNNNNNNNNNNNNNNNNNNNNNNNNNNNNNNNNNNNNNNNNNNNNNNNNNNNNNNNNNNNNNNNNNNNNNNNNNNNNNNNNNNNNNNNNNNNNNNNNNNNNNNNNNNNNNNNNNNNNNNNNNNNNNNNNNNNNNNNNNNNNNNNNNNGGTCATCTAAGACTGTTCGGAGTAACgagaacgcgagcgacttcatgGCGTCGCTTTAGGAAGGTCCCTCTGAGAGGTGGGACACAGCGACTtcgtgatgtcgctccaggaggtcgctcccatgctctgctcgtttaatgatcacctatttcacctcctttgagctccaaatgtctccaagaactccatgtggcactccagtacctaatagagactcatgtatgcaaaatgcaacctaaacatgtctaaatcctaatctctatgatgaaaatgtttatgaatgaatggataaaacaatgcaaatatgcaagatatcaacttgGTACAACTATTTTGGATATACAGGGACTAAAGAAGGAAATGGTGACAATGGTGGAAAAGATTGAAATGCTTGAAGTTCATAACCAGTTTGTATCTCAGttgccatatatatatagttttctacATGTTAATACTGGTTACTAAAAGAAGTGTGTTGATTTTGAAATGTCGCTTAATTTGATAGGAAGTTGATGGGGAAAAGTGTGGCCTTTTGTTCTTTACAAGAACAAAAGGAAATAGCCACACAGATAGAGAAAAGCCTTCATATTGTTAGATCAAGAAAGGTTAGAAACAATGCATTGattaatgtgtatatataatgaGATGATTCTTTCGTTGTATGAGTACTTACTTGTCTTTTGGATCCTGTGTTGGATTATTGGTAGGCTAAATTATATGAAGACGAGGTAGAGAAACTAAAAGCCAAGGTTAGAATAGTTACAATTTGATTTTTGTGGATCGGTTCTCCTTTGTCGTGGATATTTATTGAAGTCTCTTGTTGAAAATTAGGAGAGGGAGCTCAAGGACGAGAGAGTCAGGCTTAGTGGAAGGGTATGTACCATACCACTATTACCTATATGTGCATCACAGAGTCATCAATACGTACAAATTGATTTACAAAACTCATTTACACATTCACAAAATGAATATAACTTATGTATTGAAAAAAACGGAATATGGCATTCATGTATTCGGTATATATTTTGcccaaaatgttttatattaggGTTAATTACTTATTTATCTACACGAGGGTTTGAGTTAtgactcttttcttttattttcactaattattcaaagcaataaaataacttatatacaCTTTTAATATATGTCAGGTAGGAGAAGAACCAAGCGGGATGCCATCAGGAAGCAAAGAGAAAGAGGATGTGGAAACTGACCTTTCCATCGGATTTCCAAAGAGCCGATCTTAACATTCTTCTTGTTCCTTAAATATGATATCGAGCTACTTATTATCTCAGTGGATATGTGTATATTTATAGGTCTTGTGTCACATTTATACTGATAACTAAATGAAACTATTCTCTTCGAACTAAGTACTTTGATTTTCATGGGCCCATATCACAAACAATGTAATTAATGATACATTTTTGTGTGTGGAAGTTCTCTTAATTAAGCTCGTTTTAAAGAGTCGAAGACTAAAAATTTTGTTGAATGAACTACGTCATGACTCATGAAATGTTGAAATAGATTGTGGTCACTAGAGTATTTAACCAACTTACAAAACTCCAATATCAGGTAGATTGCGGGATTAAGTGTTCAAATTCAATGTTCTGTGGTCACGATAAATATCATAAACATTTAAAGCTTTCAAATATTGTCACATCAATTAATGGTTGCAACTGgattattaatttttggaaTGTAATAATGTGGAatgatttatttcattaattctaAAAAACTATTTGACATGAATAGAATTGATCAATTTCATCAGATAAAATACAAAGATAATcatttcataacataaatataaaatgaactaATTCATATCTttcaatatatatgtgtgtaatGGAATGAGATGATTATGTTGAAGTATTGGTAGGATACATACTATGTATACCAAGACATTCTGGATTTTTTCTCCCaattaaaattcattcataaGTAAAATATCAATATTCATATAACACCTGGCGAGAAAATGAAATAGCCGCATAAACAAGAGCCAATAGAAAGTAGCAACCAGAACTAACATTAAGGCGATTGAGGCGGCTTAGGAGTGACTCAAGGATATAATAAAATCTACACCACCACTAGAACCATTCATTCATACGGTTAAAATCATTCTGGTTATAAAAAACACTTGTAATTTCGTTTTAAAGAAATTTCAGTTCCTACTTCtggagaaaatataatatttaatttttcaagagAATTTAAATGGATTCgtatattataatgttttatgttgTAACTGTATATTAGAATGTTTCTGTTCTATTTTATCAAATCCCCATAAATATAATTGTGAATGGTGTTTGGCTTGTTCTTTCTATTCGAAAACCTGGTTCTTGGTGAGCAAGAAATTGTTGCGTCTCTTCTAAGCTCATTACTGTCTTTTAGTGattgcttctttgttcttcACCGAGTTTGTTATATCCAAAACCtatgactctctctctctcatttatTTTACTATCAGCCTCGCCTAATCTCTCGGGCTCCGGTTCTTCTCTCGATCTTGTCTAATCAGTTTCAGCCTTGTACAACCAAACTCTTCACCAAAGTTAAGCAAAAAACAACCAAACTCTTCATGCTCTTTCTCTTTGTTCAATGCAGTTTTTTTGCCTGCAATATTCTTTTCCCAATGTCTTCAAATTCTTtccatataaaataattaattaagattgattgttttaaagAGGAAAATTGCAATGGAGATTTCATTAAGAACTGATTATTGTGATGGTTTATTAAAGATTGATTATGGTGATGGTTTATTATTTCTTGTCAGCTTTCAAAATGATGAATGTGTGGTAAGAACGAAAGGAGCATGCAATGGAAATGAAAAAAGGTAGTTAGGAGAAGATCAGACATTACAAATGACCATTATTGCATATGAGATGAAGACAGGAGTAGAAACTTAAAAGAGAGTGACAGATTAGAGATCTTTTTATTACTCAGCAAAAACTTgttaaaactagaaaacaaagaTTTTGCGTGACGTCGTAACTGGGTCTCACTTATGGACTTCAGACACACATTGGTCACAGGTTCACTTATTTCACCATTGTTTGATAtacagaagaaaaggaaaacattaaGACTTCACTGTTACTCTTTTGACCCCCATTTCATTTACAAACTCTTCAATGTGAGATCAGTTTCAGTTATATCTGGCTGGTTTCAGAAGAGCTCAAATTGAATTCATATCTATAAACTTTATCTGAAAGTCAAATCTTATGATTACTAGTCATATTGAAACATACCATAACCAATCAAACCCCAATCTAATCATCTTACACAGTTCACAGATCATAAAATCAATAAAGATGATGATTAAAGAAGCCAAATATGATTGAATGGTTTTACTTGTCAGTAACACACGAGTAACTGAGAGGTCTCTGTAGAGCTATAGGTCCATTGATGTTAAAAGATAAAGAGAAACTACCTGGTAATTTTTGGATGTGTGTATTGTAATATATGTTTCAACTTTTCAGTTTCTACCATCCACATCGAATCCAGCACCTGTCCAACCTCCTCTACCTTTGTTCATGATTCCAATTCCTCTTCCCCTTCCTTGAATCTGTGGTTTCTTCCTCGTTTTTGATTCTCCATCTGGCCTCTGTCCTTGTTCTTTACCTCCCTCTTCCTTCCAGTTGTCATTAACTGGGTTTTCCGGGTGAGTCTGATTAGCACTGGCTGCTGCTGGTAAGCTGTCGGCTACAGATTTAGTCTCCGGTTCATGGACCTAATAAGAAACATTCAACATCTTTTTATGTATCCGCTTATCAACAAgcaaatatatttgatattattgtAACATTTGCCAAATAAGTTAGGAACATACGGAATACATAAACTTAGAAGGAGAGATAGCTTACTTGCTGAATAGAAGTAGATGATGATCTATTTGGATTTAGCGCTTCTAGTCTTCTTTTCAGTTCCTCAAGTCTGGCGTACTGAGTATTGCTGCTTTCTTGTACCTATCGTTAAGGTTTAGAAAAGATTGAGATTTGAATGTCTTTCAATAAGGAAAATGTAATTCCCATGACTGGTTTTCGAGAAAGATATTTGTACCAGACTGTTTAAATCATCGCAAAGGCTCTGCTTTATTGCTTCTTCATCTTTGACAACTTTTGATGCTGCTTCATATGCCTTGAGAAgacaaaataacttatatataagaagtagattcaaataaaataagagaagaaTTGTGTGATTAATTAACAATCTCTAGACTTCAAAGGTCAGGATAGTCAATCTCAAGAACAATAGGAGATGAAATGGAAAGTAAAACCAAgagcataaaaaaaaactgtaaaatatcTACTTGTGCTCACATTCAACCTAAAACAACTAACTATACTATTCCAAGTGAGAGAAGAAAACATTGAGATACATAAACGAAGAGGAAAAGAACCTTGCGGGCTTCATCTTCTTTCAACTTAGCAGCATGGATCTTTTCAGTACAGGCTTCAATCTTCTTTCTCAAGTGTTCCAGCGCTGAAGACAAAAGAATAAGACAAGTAAGTCAAATCGGCAAAAGGCAGTAAaggagtgagagagagagagagttggtgGTAATACCAACTTTCTTAGGACCAGCAGTGAGTTTCATCTCCAAGGTGAGGTTTCCAAATTCCCTTTCGACATCCCTTATCTTTGAATAGTTCTCCTCAATGTATCTGACTCACAAacgaagctctctctctctctcattaagcagaagaaaaaaaactaacattcAATTCTTAAATAGAGAGACTCCAGTATTCTCAAAGAGACTAGGATCACAAGGAGAAGAATGCAACATTGACAGAATCTCAGATCGCAAGATGCACACCACATtcattcttaaataaaaaaaatcaaatcgaTCAAACGAAATTCCAGAATCAGATACTTACTTCCTCAACTGAAGTTGTTCTTCCTCGATTATCTGGTTTCCATAAACAACAGAGATTCGCGATCAATCAGTCGAAACGGAAACGAAATCACACATACATCGAGATGAGTCATTTGCTAAAGATTACCTTCTCAGTGTAAGCAATAACAGGAGCTTCTCTTGCTAATCCGTCGGGACCTATCTCTGCCTTCAGTTTTGGATCCGACGCCATCATCTCCTCTTCAACCACCGCTCGAATAATGCctcgacttcttcttcttccgatcAAAAATCAAACTTCTTCCCCAATAATAAGAGTCTGGATCTCAGAGGAGAgagtgaagatggagagaacGTGAGAAGTGAGAACTATCTATCGTCCCTGATTTTGACGgccaaacattaaaaaaaaaaaagttcgttAAGTTCTCACGCAAGACTCGACGTTCCGACTCTTAACGCCGTTATATTTGTAGTATGTCGGTTATACCCCCAGCCTTATTACCAAGTTTgactttattatattttatttacggagTTGTCACGTGCTACTCACGTTCATAATATTTCACTAATAGTTCGCTTCGGCATTTTCATCAAATAGAGTGCTTGTCGTTCTCCGCCACAAACAACGGCACACATTTCATAGAGCAGAAATTTTGTTCCTTGTAGAAGAATCTAACTCAACATTCTTGCGTTCCTCCAAATTAGGAACAAAAGTACAGTGAAAAAGTAATGAATTGAGtcattcgaaaaaaaaaagactttttgaGCATTTTTAGGAgcgagaagaagagagaaggtcTTGAACAGCATTCATGGTGGGCATAGCTGGAATGGCTCCTCTCTCTGTTGCAGTAATAGCTCCACAAGCGTTTGCGAATAGAAGCGCCTCTCTTAGCTTCTTCTCATCCTGCAAATATCAGTCTATATAAGTTTAAAAGCCAGATAATGTAATAATTAAAGAGATAACAAGTGAGCAAGCAAGTACATTGAGAATGGTGAGATCAGAAGCTAAGCTGTTCAATAGACCGCTCACAAATGCATCTCCTGCACCGGTTGTATCAACCGCTTTCACTTTCACTCCACCAACTTTACCTTTAAACTCCTACAAGACAAATATTATATCTACAAGAATTAGTAAATCTGATATGGAAGATGAAATGTTAAAAAGGACAGGCAAAAACCTGAGTGAAGTATCTACAGCCATTAGGTCCTTCTGAAACAACAAGAAGCTTAAGATTTGGATGAAACAGCTTTTGCAACACAACTTCATCATCATAAGGATCATCTCCACCAGTCAGGAACGTTATCTCCTCCTCACTAATCTAAAAACAACAAAGACTTGTGTCATTTTCAGTACTAGTGAAATGATCTGATACTTCACCTCAAACTTTATAATGCTACACAACCTTTATAACATCTGCTAAATTCCATATACTCATGATCTCTTTCCTCGCAGCTTCCTCTGATGGCCACAACGCTAATCTCAAATTCGGGTCATACGACAAGAGACTCCCTGAGGCTTTAGCGATTTTCATAGCAGCGAGCTGAGTCGACCGGCAAGGCTCCTCGATCAAACTGATAGATCCGTAATGAAAAATCTTGGCCTGTAAGAAGCCAGTCCACTTAGTCTCATTGAAAACGTGTGGATCAAGAAAGTGAAAGTCTCTACCTTTTGGATTAGATTCTTGTCAAGCTCAGACTCCAAGAGACGCATGTCGGCACTAGGGTGTCTGAAGAACAGAAACTCCCTCTCTCCGTCACCTCTCAACGTAACAAAGGTGAGAGCGGTGCGTGCTTCGTGGTCGAATCTCATCCCGGAGCTATCCACATTGTTCAGCCTTAGAATCTCAGCTAACATTCGTCCAAACTCATCATCACCtacctaaaacaaaaaaaatcgaaaaacttTTAATATCtggaattttgatttaataaatcaataaaattgtgaaaaaaaaaaagatgagacCTTTCCAACGAAAGCAGAGGAGCCACCGAGTCTAGAGACACCAACGGCTACATTAGCAGGTGCACCTCCTGGTGCTTTCTTGAAAGCTGGTGCTTCCGCCAGCGATACACCTCCCACCGTTGGCACGAAATCGATCAGCATTTCGCCGAAACAGACCACGAGAGTCTCTGAACGTCCTGTGTCGATCGCTATATTCTTGAGATCACCTGAGATATGAAGCAAAACAGAGATCTAAAGGACCAAAACCCAAGAATATATGTCATCAAGAACATAAGAAGAGAGAAGCGGTGCAAGAACGGTTTCAAACGAACCTGAGATGGCGTTCTCACCcattttcttttagattatttcCAGAGATGTTCAGATTCGAAAGACAAGACGGAAACGGAGGGAGATGAAGCGAGAGGAGAGGAGAAGATTTGAAAGTTTGTTTTGGTTGGTTAATTGGTTAGTAGTAGAGATCAAGAGACGAAGTTGGTTAATGTATTAGTTAAGTGATCATGTAATGACGTACTACATTTTGAATATTCCCGGTTTAATAGAAATCATTTTAAAGCACACAGAGACACACGTATGTAGCTCGCTCGTGTGACGATGGTGTGAATGTAAAACCTGGAtcgacaaaaatataaatcattttcataaatagaaGGAAGTAAATGTTTAAATGACAATTTATTGATAGACAGTTCCTCACTTCTACAGTCCAGTTATTTATGTTAGAATGCATACAGCgctagttttaaaaaaaaaaaaaattactagaatgtataagaaaagttggtttattactagagtgttatacatcttttaaaaattattagagtGTTTAGATACCCCTAGTAAATGACAATAAAGgcatttggttagtttttttttaattgaaattatttttaaacattaaattcaCATCACTAATTAAATATCCACATCAGTAACAGAGAACAATCAATCATCTCTTTAATTACataatgttgaaaaaaaaacacaacaacactGCACAACTTCGTCGAAGAACTAAAGGAACCCTAACCGCCTCTTCCCTGAAATCGTCATCGACATTGTGTTTACTTCGTCTTCCTCGAACTAACTTTCTGTCTTGTCTTCTTCGATATCGTCTTCCCTGAAATCGTCGTCTCCAATCGtttttacgaaatatttttTCGCTGTAATCGTCTGAAATGAAATCATCTTCTCTGCTGTGTTTTTCgagtttgtggctgagttttaatttgtgttgtggctgagttacttttcttttacggctggtttatatatgcagtttagtttatatatgcagttgtggctgagttactttccCCCAATCTCCGAAAACCTAGCTATAAGAAGTGTGCATTCCGAGGAGAAAAGACAAATACATTCCAAAATTCCCAGATCGACAATTGTGGGatgtatttaattaagtttgtttgtgatttcatacccatatttggataatctaatttttttcagatctgagtgaaaaagaaaattgaacaaaaagaaaatgaaagagatgAAAAGAAGTGACGGATTCAGCAGAGACGACATAGAGGAGTTCATTGAAGCTTGGATACATGGACGAATACCGGAATGGTGCagaaaacatgtatttttggttttctatgtaaaaaacataactcACCCATGTATTGTGTGTTTGATTTATGTTATGTTTACACTACTCAGCCGTGTCGTTTATATATCTCAGTCGTGTCGtttacataactcagccatacctcaaacataccctaaaatcaaaaaatgtttagataTCTCAAccgtatcgtttagataactcagccgtatcgtttatataaatcagcaatacctcaaacataccctaaaatcggaaaactgaattcaagtactttaagaagttatattgaagatcatcttatcaatataaagtgaatataaatcaactgaatgtgtatAGTTTCTTAAACTTCAAGTTGAGACTTTAACTTGATCTtgagatatatgttctcttacaatcacttatacaaTTCTGACTTACAAAACTctaactttaatcttttcttaaatataaacctcaaatcataaactatagaattataaagttataaaaatttaaagtttatctttgaacattaaatccaatatttttattattatttaaagtttacgTTTATAGTTTAcgtttatagtttagagttaaactcaaattttaatcatttaaaaaaaaatttaatttaaagttccattttaaattttgatttaaaccagtaactacatttttttaaatttaagcaatttttaaaacaaattgaaaagagctaaaattacaaattatattgcTTTTTTCATgacattttattgattttagtctaggggttcaaaattttcaatataaaattataatattttataatgtcttaaaatttaaactacaaatattaaatataaaattataaagttaaatatattcaaaacattatCTCAAACCATATCTATTTCGAACCTTTAACCATAAACCCTGAACCACATACTTTGACCTATAccataaaacattaaacttcaaactttttaaaaaaattaattaatcatctaccataaattctaactacaaatgttaaaactctaatatttttgttatttaaaaatacaatcttAAATCGAAACCCAGAACACTatataccaaaccctaaactcactcagttatataccataaactttaaacttcatatttaaaccatacatcaaaaaatcaacataaaatccaagttttaaaatttaaagctttatcaaaaatacattttaatataaaatataattttaaccatcaaaattaaaacattaaccaTTGATTGTTTTAATCTAAGGGTTACAAATCCATCTAGTGATTATCTTCTAACTTCTTTCTCATTGGTTAGATTTTTTAGTACAAGGATTACAATTCTTGACCATTGATTAGTTTTGATCTAATggtttaaaattcattttttttcttcacattcTCTCGTCTATTTGAcgtctccttctcctcttctctttctttcggGAGTTCTTTTCAGTTccagatcttcttcatctctctcacttttTGTCTTGTAAACAAGAGAGATTCAAACATTATCATTCATTTCTTATGTCTTAGTATATTTGGTTTGTAAATCTTagaagtgagagaagaagaaacgtcaaagaagaaaagaagattgtcggagaaaaaaaaaagtgtcgaAGAAGACTGGTCTTCGCCGTCAGTCACGGATATTGAGCTCGTCGCCATCTATACTTGCCGACGTCGTCCTTGTTTCTGTTTCTCAGATCCATTTTTGTCGGTCTCCATCTTCACCGTAGTCGCCACTTCCACCACTTGTCACCACACTGgtcacctctctctctttcaatctctcttgttctttctctgtattttgaatttgttcttgTTACTAGAAGGTGGATAAGGCAGATGAGCTTGATGGTGGAGGAGATAACAAAACCGTTGTGTGGCTTGAAGACGTCGGAGCTCTCGTGGTAACAAGACTGCGGTGgcgaaggaagaagacaataatGACCTCCCACCTCTCGTGATATGGAAGAAACACATGGTGGTTTAgttaggtttagattttgtcGACACAGCTgcaagtttttttgtttctaggtTATAGATTAGGGTtggtttataattaaactcagtcgtaacgtatgcataactcagctgtaaGTGTGCATAATTCAGCCGTAACGTATCCGGATGGTATAAGCCAGTCGTAATGTtcctataactcagccgttaaGTGTAATATGTTTCGCGACATttcgtattttgggcgggaaaaaatcattcattcaactctgaacacaatattaaaactttaatattttcttaaatttaaacctcaaaccctaaactatagaactataaagttataaaaattataaagtatatcttttgaacacaatattaaaactttaatcttttcttaaatttgaacctcgAACCCaaaactatagaactataaagttataaaatttataaactcagtcgtaacgtatgcataactcagccgtaatttgattataacttagccgtaacgtatgcatactCAGTTGTAAAGTATGCATAACTCAATCGTAACgtatctgaatggtataagcCATCCGTCCTATAACTCAAGCCGTCAAGTGTAATTTGTTTCACGACgtttcgtattttgggcgggaacaaaatattttgggcgggaacaaactcattccttcaactctgaacacaatattaaaactttaatattttcttaaatttaaacctcaaaccctaaactatagaactataaagttataaaaattataaagtatatcttttgaacacaatattaaaactttaatcttttcttaaatttgaacctcNNNNNNNNNNNNNNNNNNNNNNNNNNNNNNNNNNNNNNNNNNNNNNNNNNNNNNNNNNNNNNNNNNNNNNNNNNNNNNNNNNNNNNNNNNNATGAAGAATAACATAGACCCTTATTTTATTGTTGCAACAttagtgatgacatggcaaatccgaattgatgacatggcggatgacatggaaaatcggtTAGTCAGCCGCcaaacgaatatataactcagcctaaATAAATCAGCTCTCATGCACAATGTAAGTCAGCCGAAACGTGGATATcatttcagtaattaatctttcgctaataaatcAGCTGTAATTAGGATGAAAATCTTAAGTCAGTCATATCgtcaaataaatcagccgtcgaacaaatgatattctagtaattaatctttcgctaataaatcAGCTGTAATTAGGATGAAAATCTTAAGTCAGTCATATCgtcaaataaatcagccgtcgaacaaatgatattctagtaattaatctttcgctaataagtcagccgtaaataaGCTGAGTTTACTATTAATCCATCCAATGACGgctgattaaatataactcagccgtaacaacatCTCTTAAGTCGGCCGTAAATTTAATAACTCAGCCAGTCGATGTTCATTAACTCAGCTGTGGGAACATAACTCAACCGTGTCTTAACTACAACTCAGCCAAATTTTACAGAAATCAAACCGCTgatgtataagtcagccgtaacttGTGTACGTAAGTCAGCAGTTATCACATAAATCAGCCAGATTTCTGTAAATCAGCCGTaactaacggctgatttatgtTCTTAAGTCAGCCATTTTCTCTTAAGTCAGCGGCGTTGTTTAATTCAGCCGCAACGTAGCAATAACTCAGCCGCAACGACGTATATAGCTCTTTACGGCTGACTTAATGAAAACACAGAACCGAATTCCTACGTGGCGCCGGTTTTTTATTACGTACGTgacattaaaaagtaatggcatttttgtaaatatttttctctCATAACGTAAAAAAATGGTAcgcttggtatttaaaaaatgccagtaataaaaaaaaatatgtatagttCTAGTCAATTgttctaaaatattgtatatttgggtaaa from Brassica oleracea var. oleracea cultivar TO1000 unplaced genomic scaffold, BOL UnpScaffold00946, whole genome shotgun sequence includes these protein-coding regions:
- the LOC106320509 gene encoding MADS-box protein SOC1-like translates to MVRGKIQIKKIENTTSRQVTFSKRRSGLLKKAHELSVLCDAQVAAIIFSQKGRLYDFASSDIQKTIKRYAEYKGEYFVAESHPTEQYVQGLKKEMVTMVEKIEMLEVHNQKLMGKSVAFCSLQEQKEIATQIEKSLHIVRSRKAKLYEDEVEKLKAKERELKDERVRLSGRVGEEPSGMPSGSKEKEDVETDLSIGFPKSRS
- the LOC106320508 gene encoding uncharacterized protein LOC106320508, with the translated sequence MMASDPKLKAEIGPDGLAREAPVIAYTEKIIEEEQLQLRKYIEENYSKIRDVEREFGNLTLEMKLTAGPKKVALEHLRKKIEACTEKIHAAKLKEDEARKAYEAASKVVKDEEAIKQSLCDDLNSLVQESSNTQYARLEELKRRLEALNPNRSSSTSIQQVHEPETKSVADSLPAAASANQTHPENPVNDNWKEEGGKEQGQRPDGESKTRKKPQIQGRGRGIGIMNKGRGGWTGAGFDVDGRN
- the LOC106320507 gene encoding probable fructokinase-7, with translation MGENAISGDLKNIAIDTGRSETLVVCFGEMLIDFVPTVGGVSLAEAPAFKKAPGGAPANVAVGVSRLGGSSAFVGKVGDDEFGRMLAEILRLNNVDSSGMRFDHEARTALTFVTLRGDGEREFLFFRHPSADMRLLESELDKNLIQKAKIFHYGSISLIEEPCRSTQLAAMKIAKASGSLLSYDPNLRLALWPSEEAARKEIMSIWNLADVIKISEEEITFLTGGDDPYDDEVVLQKLFHPNLKLLVVSEGPNGCRYFTQEFKGKVGGVKVKAVDTTGAGDAFVSGLLNSLASDLTILNDEKKLREALLFANACGAITATERGAIPAMPTMNAVQDLLSSSRS